A genomic window from Ideonella sp. WA131b includes:
- a CDS encoding ABC transporter permease, which produces MSLRPILSTLARHRISAGLIVVEVALALAFVSHALHMITVRAERLVADRGLSEHELVNIDLRAVSPIKEADPLTAEDLRRLRALPGVRGAAVSNQVIYGDSHNNSGVSNRPERGGTRVSASNYDGDEHLLPVLGLKLVAGRNFQPEEVLSASRFASEPDLKVPVLIVNRALAEAMYPGQNAVGKPLSVFSGPSTIVGVVETLPNTNPRANRSQYALIAPVRQSFRGGTYMLRVEPGQAQQVIKAATALIREIDPRRGVRRGETLSDMRKAYDAEDRAMTWLLAGVCIALLAVTAFGIVGLASFWVEQRTRMIGVRRALGATKSQIRQYFQLENLLLCGLGVVVGAGAALAISQFVMQPQGAPALPWFYLPLGAVLLLWLGQLAVLAPARRASGLPAAAAMRA; this is translated from the coding sequence ATGAGCCTACGTCCCATCTTGTCCACACTCGCGCGCCACCGCATATCCGCCGGGCTCATCGTCGTCGAAGTGGCGCTCGCGCTGGCGTTCGTGAGCCACGCGCTGCACATGATCACGGTGCGCGCTGAACGACTGGTGGCTGATCGTGGGCTGTCCGAGCACGAGCTGGTCAACATCGACCTTCGCGCAGTCTCGCCGATCAAGGAAGCCGACCCACTGACCGCCGAAGACCTGCGCCGCCTGCGTGCGCTGCCCGGTGTACGCGGCGCGGCCGTGAGCAACCAGGTGATCTACGGCGACAGCCACAACAACAGCGGCGTGAGCAACCGGCCCGAGCGCGGCGGCACCCGCGTCAGCGCCAGCAACTACGACGGCGACGAGCACTTGCTGCCCGTGCTCGGACTGAAGCTGGTGGCCGGGCGCAACTTCCAGCCCGAAGAGGTGCTGTCTGCGAGCCGCTTCGCCAGCGAGCCGGACCTCAAGGTTCCGGTGTTGATCGTCAACCGCGCGCTGGCCGAGGCCATGTACCCTGGGCAGAACGCGGTGGGCAAGCCGCTGTCCGTCTTCAGCGGTCCTTCGACCATCGTCGGCGTGGTGGAGACGCTGCCGAACACCAACCCACGCGCCAACCGCTCGCAGTACGCGCTGATCGCGCCGGTGCGGCAGAGCTTCCGCGGCGGCACGTACATGCTGCGTGTCGAGCCGGGCCAAGCGCAGCAGGTGATCAAGGCCGCCACTGCGCTGATCCGCGAGATCGACCCGCGCCGTGGTGTACGCCGCGGCGAAACGCTGAGCGACATGCGCAAGGCCTACGACGCCGAAGACCGCGCGATGACCTGGCTGCTGGCCGGTGTGTGCATCGCGCTGCTGGCGGTGACGGCCTTCGGCATCGTTGGCCTGGCCAGCTTCTGGGTCGAGCAGCGCACGCGCATGATCGGCGTGCGCCGTGCGCTGGGGGCGACGAAGTCGCAGATCCGCCAGTATTTCCAACTCGAGAACCTGCTGCTGTGTGGCCTGGGCGTGGTGGTGGGGGCCGGCGCCGCGCTGGCGATCTCGCAGTTCGTGATGCAACCGCAAGGCGCGCCGGCGCTGCCGTGGTTCTACCTGCCACTGGGCGCGGTGCTGTTGCTGTGGCTGGGCCAGCTCGCGGTGCTGGCGCCGGCACGGCGCGCCAGCGGGCTGCCGGCTGCGGCTGCGATGCGGGCATAG
- a CDS encoding ABC transporter permease has translation MFADHLRTALRALCASPVLTLLMLLALGLGIGACMTTLTVYRVLAADPIPGKSQLLYEVQIDAGDLVDYTPGEEPQFQLTRFDAEALLREAQAPRQTLMSGANLGVVRETPGAEPFFVEARYASSDFFAMFEAPLAQGRSWTLEEDRDAARVVVIGSELARQLFGDETTAVGQPVQVRGQSFQVIGVMKPWPLSPMFFDFTIGPYGRNQQLWLPFSSAMAAKFGRSGNMNCWGDGAGADGPLGLKAQCAWVQYWVELPNAQAAASYKNYLERYSEAQRTAGRFQRPVNVRLRNVPQVLDHYRAVPDDVRLQAFLAFGFLGVCLVNMAGLLLAKTLRRAGEIGIRRALGASRRTVFTQFLVEAGLVGLLGSALGALLSLAGLWAVRQGPSSYAQLAQMDPNQLGLTLLLGLAAALLAGLLPAWRATLVSPAQQLKVQ, from the coding sequence ATGTTCGCCGACCACCTGCGCACCGCCCTGCGCGCGCTGTGCGCCAGTCCAGTGCTGACACTGCTGATGCTGCTGGCCCTGGGCCTGGGCATCGGCGCCTGCATGACCACGCTCACGGTCTATCGCGTGCTTGCCGCCGACCCCATCCCAGGCAAAAGCCAGCTACTCTACGAAGTGCAGATCGACGCCGGCGACCTGGTCGACTACACGCCCGGGGAGGAGCCGCAGTTCCAGCTCACCCGCTTCGACGCCGAGGCCCTGCTGCGCGAGGCCCAGGCGCCGCGCCAGACCCTGATGAGCGGCGCCAACCTGGGGGTGGTGCGAGAGACGCCCGGCGCGGAGCCCTTTTTTGTCGAGGCGCGTTATGCCAGCAGCGACTTCTTTGCCATGTTCGAAGCGCCGTTGGCGCAGGGCAGGAGCTGGACGCTCGAGGAGGACCGCGACGCCGCACGGGTCGTGGTCATCGGCAGCGAACTGGCGCGCCAGCTCTTCGGCGACGAGACGACCGCAGTGGGTCAGCCCGTGCAAGTGCGCGGCCAGAGCTTTCAAGTGATCGGCGTCATGAAGCCTTGGCCGCTGAGCCCCATGTTCTTCGACTTCACCATCGGCCCTTACGGCCGCAACCAGCAGCTGTGGCTGCCCTTCAGCAGCGCGATGGCGGCCAAGTTCGGCCGCAGCGGCAACATGAACTGCTGGGGCGACGGCGCCGGTGCTGACGGCCCGCTCGGCCTGAAGGCTCAGTGCGCCTGGGTGCAGTACTGGGTCGAGCTGCCGAACGCGCAGGCGGCCGCAAGCTACAAGAACTACCTGGAGCGCTACAGCGAAGCGCAACGCACCGCAGGTCGCTTTCAACGCCCGGTGAATGTGCGGTTGCGCAACGTGCCGCAGGTGCTGGACCACTACCGCGCCGTGCCCGACGACGTGCGCTTGCAGGCCTTCCTGGCCTTTGGCTTCCTTGGCGTGTGTTTGGTCAACATGGCCGGCCTGCTGCTGGCCAAGACCTTGCGCCGCGCTGGCGAGATCGGCATCCGCCGCGCGCTCGGCGCCAGCCGACGCACCGTGTTCACACAGTTTCTCGTCGAGGCCGGGCTGGTCGGGCTGCTGGGCAGCGCGCTGGGCGCGCTGTTGAGCTTGGCCGGTCTGTGGGCGGTGCGCCAGGGCCCCAGCAGCTACGCCCAGCTGGCGCAGATGGACCCGAACCAACTCGGCTTGACCCTGCTGCTGGGCCTGGCTGCGGCGCTGCTGGCGGGTTTGCTTCCGGCCTGGCGCGCGACGCTGGTCAGCCCCGCGCAGCAACTGAAGGTGCAATGA